A DNA window from Myripristis murdjan chromosome 19, fMyrMur1.1, whole genome shotgun sequence contains the following coding sequences:
- the LOC115377535 gene encoding uncharacterized protein LOC115377535, which produces MPRAKSHRRAQALKRRMAQPQPWTPQPPVPEFVARRGTGYRHRVRRWPTSKLTQRSFKLVTPALQPDQKMVFVVGDSHLRAMVDGIVAMPEVPLCFSFLSVPGAHAAELRTEVSHAALPWTPDVVCVLAPSNNLTASRNIGEASLDFGALLATVCNRWAKVFVLDFPPRLNIEPGLQELFRQEFRRVAARMGLPYVSVAEHLPMDRLELDSDGTPILVQALWDAAVRQLTPPPPPPPSVPPRTSPRARVSPVLVVTGHSPAPRHRDPLEWTVVGQEGKIRASPVQESVLPSNPVWFSGDILEAMERVSPSSDSDVTSLLPAGQTSRVRRSPKGVATRRRGGKRQVLATPSPARVTVPASGPRPAVQQVEATAQESASEVPGVVVGREEVAAAGPAVPEERQKIFKAKAVFVPSICVSDVQSESSANAVATGSNIDSSRIRLAKVVRGSFHQGNARFVYGGVQCMAIALVSLAKHTVRSAFSWDRLDLDRALVEGDELYTSLRDLNIFSHVSNLLSVPDLPQQLELDGQLFRFGFGDTVLGEVGVTEGEYIDFGVFISLRNGLERIFSQYTTCLLTMCGNTTAIVREGGRFAVVDSHSRSSTGLLHHNGTSVVLHFACLDDLHHYICRLADSLRSREKLFELCGVTVSTVSPARLFFRYQVVSCDRESYRQSSATAAVAGRCIGQQYLHRCSGECVAPCLLDSARGHLWICYTCDRKLSSGEMPAECWVNNLELDPIPAELGSLNSLEQHLIALHIPFMKMLALPKGGQNGVHGPVTCVPANIVQTVNVLPRSSMEGSLLQVKLKRKLTYKGHYEYQFVDTLRVRQALEYLKRTNVYYRDIEFNEHWVNEFVREEDREKEEAESGSEDEAEVRLGQVTVQSEMCELAESADIGQDELLHDRQQHCMFQDTCLMPVDIGQEALDQYFKDILNIAPAEGNSPVRMLSDHTNEAKCFPVLFPTGGKTFHDGRWRDLTLARYLNNRIMHADGRFARNVEYIFFAQYVSELDKVVSSVSVALRKDKGGQRPQRVSEEMLADADALKQLLACDDGFRFLKPIRGTPAFWQSVQKDVMACVRQLGIPTWFCSFSSADMRWQNLLTSILKQEGRSQTVEDLEWADRCALLRRNPVTAARMFDYRWHCFLKEVLMSPCQPIGKIVDYFYRVEFQQRGSPHVHCLFWIEGAPQIDKNTDEEVIEFIDRYVTCELPSDDDTLLDTVSSVQTHSKRHSKSCRKHKTTCRFNFPKPVSARTFICRMRECKCNKNKKTGEAESNSENKPACKCFEDRDRMPKEFAHKILEDVKKAVERDVPPASVEDLFCSLRINQEIFERAYRLLEKKHKVVYRRGVNEVWVNQYSKQLLKCWNANMDISFVTDAYAVVIYIISYITKAEREIGLLLTNAQKEAKKQGNLSAKEALRKLGSVYLHNRDVCAQEAVYRLTNMHLRECSRKVVFVPTGSRIVRMSLPLSVLRQMAASRDLREEDMFMISIVDRYRNRPDSVVFDNMCMATFASEYRVLSKNEMSKDRIELKNDLGFILRRTRTQFAVVRYMRFNLDREEEAHFQSLLQLFLPYRTDSDLKPDGFELFEQFYNDGEVMFSDGSVHSVCDVVDANRARFEVNCPHLELAQEIAAQNNGVDEDVWGELCPEQEAERLEGLEEMRQQREGELAEEQLVESLVNVPDLIVGGRQVARLERNRSILSRTEGLALVRSLNETQLAVFYRVRHWCLQKVMGKNPEPLRVFVTGGAGTGKSHLIRAIQYEAARLLSTLCDQPDDICILLTAPTGIAAYNLNAATIHHTLSIGKQASLPYTPLGEDKLNSLRAKLSHLQILIIDEISMVNHNLLAYVHGRLRQIKQTGDFSPFGNVSVIAVGDFYQLPPVKGKPLYSSPVGVDLWCNFSIVELKKIVRQKDSVFAEMLNRLRVRSRATPMLDSDVEMLKMRETGEVSSALHIFATNRQVSEHNLNYLFDCCPDYVTIEAQDFVTNRTTGNLERMPGHHGVAADTSLPETLCIARNARVMLCKNVDVADGLVNGACGTVTQVVFGEDSTFPLTVYVRFDDEKIGSDRRKNRAHAAVECLQSTAIDPEEDRATKRGGLRRQFPLRLAWACTVHKVQGLTVDEAVVSLKRVFAPGQAYVALSRVRALSGLIIEDFTERAIYCKDAIKEALDSMPPFLIEQPEPSLNAHSFSVYLMNVQNLSRHLLDLVSCTQHLQLTCIAVTETWLTAQSSLDSVQIEGYTFHNRPRGLCYSSSNPKLLELKNLEHGGVGLYSVDNLDCDILQVPDLNLECLVCLCNKFNILLAVIYRPPCYPISLFKQNLGKLLDWLNPISNTIVIMGDFNENILKTSSICKFMGEKGFSQHVTQETTEKGTLIDHVYVKTTQYNVNCAVMPTYFSDHEGVLCSFSVYDDQGLGVDLEEVEGLFESDADFDEG; this is translated from the exons GGCGCGGTACAGGGTACCGCCATCGCGTGCGGAGATGGCCGACTTCGAAGCTGACCCAGCGGAGCTTCAAGTTGGTCACTCCTGCCCTGCAGCCGGACCAGAag atggtgttcgtCGTGGGAGACTCCCACCTGCGGGCCATGGTGGATGGGATCGTCGCGATGCCGGAggtacctctgtgtttttcttttctctctgttccaggtgcgcatgcagcagagctgaggacggaggtgtcccacgccgctctcccctggaccccggacgtggtgtgtgtgctcgccccgagcaacaacctgacagccagcaggaacatcggagaggcgtcgctggacttcggtgctctcctggctacagtttgcaaccgctgggcgaag gtgttcgtGCTGGATTTCCCTCCACGCTTGAACATCgagcctggcctgcaggagctgttccGCCAGGAGTTCCGCCGTGTCGCAGCACGCATGG gtctcccatacgtgtctgtggcagagcacctcccGATGGACcgtttggagct CGACAGTGACGGAACGCCGATCCTCGTCCAGGCCCTGTGGGACGCCGCGGTCCGCcagctgactcctcctcctcctcctcctccctcggtgCCCCCCCGGACATCGCCTCGTGCCAGGGTCTCCCCCGTGCTGGTTGTGACAGGACACAGCCCCGCGCCCCGCCACCGTGACCCACTGGAGTGGACCGTCGTCGGACAGGAGGGCAAG aTTCGAGCATCTCCGGTGCAAGAGTCTGTCCTCCCGTCCAACCCCGTCTGGTTCAGCGGCGACATCCTGGAGGCCATGGAGAGGGTTTCGCCATCCTCGGACAGCGACGTCACTTCACTTCTGCCAGCTGGCCAG actTCCCGTGTGAGGCGTTCGCCGAAAGGTGTTGCCACAAGGCGTAGAGGAGGAAAGCGGCAG gtgctggcaacaccttcacctgcccgtgtCACCGTGCCTGCCTCcgggcccagaccagcggtgcagcag gtggaggcgacagcCCAGGAGTCGGCCAGCGAGGTGCCGGGGGTGGTCGTCGGTCGGGAGGAGGTCGCCGCAGCGGGCCCTGCTGTCCCAGAGGAGCGACAGAAGATCTTCAAagctaaggctgtttttgttccttctaTTTGTGTTAGTGATGTTCAGTCAGAGTCTAGCGCtaatgctgtggcaacaggGTCTAACATAGATAGCAGCAGGATTAGGCTAGCTAAAGTTGTGCGCGGGTCGTTTCATCAGGGAAATGCCCGATTTGTGTATGGTGGAGTGCAGTGTATGGCTATAGCTTTGGTcagcttagccaaacacacggtgaggagcgcgttctcgtgggacaggctggatctggatcgcgcgttggttgaaggtgatgagttgtacacgagtttgcgtgacctcaacatcttcagccatgtgtctaatctgctgtctgtgccagatttgccacaGCAGTTGGAATTAGATGGACAGTTGTTTAGGTTCGGTTTTGGTGACACGGTGTTAGGCGAAGTAGGCGTGACCGAAGGTGAATACATCGACTTCGGTGTATTCATCAGCTTGCGTAATGGACTGGAGAGAATCTTCAGTCAATACACCACATGTCTTTTGACAATGTGcggaaacaccactgccatcgtgCGTGAGGGTGGACGGTTCGCTGTGGTCGACAGTCACTCACGCAGTAGCACTGGCTTGTTACACCACAACGGTACAAGCGTGGTTCTGCATTTTGCCTGTCTTGACgacctgcaccactacatctgtcgtTTGGCTGACAGTCTCCGTTCGAGggagaagctctttgagctgtgtggtgtgaCGGTCAGCACGG tttctCCAGCGAG aTTGTTTTTTAGATATCAGGTGGTTAGTTGTGATAGGGAATCTTATAGGCAAAGTTCAGCGACAGCGGCTGTGGCAGGTAGGTGTATAGGCCAGCAATATTTGCATAGGTGTAGTGGTGAGTGTGTTGCGCCGTGTTTGTTGGATTCAGCGCGTGGTCACTTGTGGATTTGTTACACGTGTGATCGTAAGCTTAGTTCAGGTGAGATGCCAGCTGAATGCTGGGTTAATAACTTGGAGCTTGATcccattcctgctgaactgGGATCTTTGAATAGTTTAGAACAGCATCTTATTGCGTTACACATtccattcatgaaaatgttggcactgcctaaaggcgggcagaatggagtacatggaccagtgacatgtgttccagccaacattgttcagactgtgaatgtgttgccACGTTCGAGTATGGAAgggtctctgcttcaggttaagctgaagcGGAAACTCACATATAAAGGGCATTACGAGTACCAGTTTGTGGATACGTTGCGTGTAAGACAGGCGCTAGAGTATTTGAAGAGGACGAATGTTTATTATAGAGATATTGAATTTAATGAGCACTGGGTAAATGAGTTTGTTAGGGAGGAAGatagggagaaggaagaggccgagtcaggcagtgaggatgaggctgaggttaGGTTAGGTCAGGTTACGGTTCAGAGTGAAATGTGTGAGCTAGCGGAATCAGCAGACATAGGACAGGATGAACTgttacatgacagacaacagcactgcatgtttcaggacacttgtcttatgcctgttgatattggtcaggaagctttagatcagtattttaaggatattttgaaTATTGCGCCTGCAGAAGGAAATAGTCCAGTTAGAATGCTTTCTGACCACACGAATGAGGCAAAGTGTTTCCCGGTGTTGTTTCCCACGGGTGGTAAGACGTTTCACGACGGTCGGTGGCGCGACTTGACGTTGGCGCGTTATCTTAATAATAGGATTATGCATGCCGACGGTCGTTTTGCGCGTAAtgtagaatatatattttttgcgcAGTATGTGTCGGAGTTGGACAAggttgtgtccagtgtttctgttgcgTTGCGTAAAGataaaggaggtcagaggcctcAACGGGTTAGCGAGGAAATGTTGGCAGATGCGGACgccttgaagcagttgttggcgtgtgatgatgggtttaggtttcttaaacccatcagaggaactccggccttctggcagtctgtccagaagGACGTGATGGCTTGTGTGCGTCAGTTAGGTATTCCGACGTGGTTTTGCTCGTTTTCGTCTGCGGATATGCGCTGGCAGAATCTtctgaccagcatcctgaaacaggaaggcagatcgcAGACGGTAGAGGATTTGGAGTGGGCAGATAGGTGCGCGTTGTTGCGACGTAATCCTGTGACCGCGGCGCGGATGTTTGActacaggtggcattgttttctgaaagaggttctcatgtctccctgtcaacCAATCGGCAAGATCGTTGATTACTTTTATAGGGTAGAATTTCAACAGAGAGGCTCACCACATGtacattgtttgttttggatcgagggtgctccccaaattgataaaaacacagacgaGGAAGTTATAGAATTTATTGACCGTTACGTTACGTGTGAGCTaccctcagatgatgacacactattggacacggtgtcatctgttcaaacacattccaaacgacattcaaagtcatgcagaaaacacaaaacgacatgtcgtttcaattttccaaaacctgtttctgcgcgcacattcatttgtagaatgCGGGAGTGCAAGTGTAATAAGAACAAGAAGACAGGTGAGGCTGAatctaattcagaaaacaagccagcctgtaaatgttttgaggaTAGGGATAGGATGCCAAAAGAGTTTGCTCATAAAATTCTTGAAGATGTTAAAAAAGCTGTGGAACGCGATGTGCCTCCTGCTAGTGTAGAGGATTTGTTTTGTAGTTTGCGCATTAATCAGGAGATTTTTGAGCGGGCTTATAGGCTTTTAGAAAAGAAACATAAGGTTGTCTATAGGAGAGGGGTGAACGAGGTTTGGGTAAATCAGTATAGTAAGCagttgttgaagtgctggaacgcaaacatggacattagctttgtcaccGACGCCTACGCAGTAGTGATATACATAATATCGTATATtacgaaagcagagagagaaattggcctcctattgactaatgcccaaaaagaagcaaaaaaacaagggaatctctctgccaaagaagccctgcggaagctgggcagtgtatatttacacaatagggatgtttgtgcgcaggaggcggtgtataggctaacgaacatgcaccttagggagtgttccagaaaggttgtgtttgtgccgacagGCAGTAGAATAGTTAGGATGAGTTTGCCCCTCagtgtgttgaggcagatggcGGCCTCCCGTGATCTACGGGAGGAGGATATGTTTATGATTAGTATAGTAGATAGGTATAGGAATAGGCCTGACAGCGTAGTGTTTGATAACATGTGTATGGCTACCTTTGCATCTGAGTATcgtgttctcagcaaaaatgagatgtctaaagacagaattgaactgaagaATGACTTAGGATTCATTCTTAGGAGAACacgcactcagtttgcagtggtgcgatacatgcgttttaatttggatagagaggaggaggcacattttcagagcctgttgcagttgtttcttccttatagaactgactcagacctcaaacctgatggctttgagctgtttgagcagtttTATAACGATGGTGAGGTGATGTTTAGCGACGGCTCTGTACATTCGGTTTGCGATGTTGTTGACGCGAATAGGGCAAGGTTTGAGGTTAATTGTCCTCACCTTGAGTTAGCCCAGGAGATAGCTGCGCAAAACAACGGTGTAGATGAggatgtttggggtgagctttgtcctgaacaggaagcggaaCGCCTTGAGGGTTTAGAGGAGATGAGGCAGCAGCGGGAAGGTGAGTTAGCTGAGGAACAGTTAGTTGAGTCGTTAGTGAATGTGCCAGATttgattgttggtggcagacaggtagcgcggttagagagaaacaggtccatTTTATCTAGAACTGAGGGTTTGGCGCTTGTTaggtctctgaatgagacacagcttgctgttttttatagGGTGAGACACTGGTGTCTGCAGaaggtgatgggtaaaaacccagagcctctgcgtgtgtttgtgacagGTGGTGCAGGGACGGGGAAGAGTCATTTAATTAGGGCTATTCAGTATGAAGCAGCGCGGCTGCTGTCAACGCTTTGTGATCAACCAGACGATATCTGTATTTTGTTAACTGCTCCAACAGGAATAGCTGCATACAatttgaatgcagcaacaattcatcacacattgagtattggcaaacaggctagtttaccttacacccctctgggtgaagataaactaaactctttgcgGGCAAAATTAAGtcacctccaaattttaatCATAGACGAAATCAGTATGGTTAATCACAACCTGTTGGCTTATGTCCACGGTAGGTTAAGGCAGATAAAACAGACAGGCGACTTTTCCCCGTTTGGTAATGTTAGCGTGATAGCTGTCGGGGACTTCTATCAGTTGCCTCCTGTTaaagggaagcctctgtatagtagtcctgttggtgtggacctgtggtgtaatttcagcatcgtggagctgaaaaagatagttagacagaaggatagtgtttttgcagagatgcttaataggttaagagtgcgttccagggccaccccaatgttagatagcgacgttgaaatgttgaagatgcgcgagaccggcgaggtgagctcagccttgcatatctttgcgacgaataggcaagtaagtgagcacaacctaaattatctgtttgactgttgtcctgattatgtcaccattgaggcgcaggattttgtgactaacaggacaacagggaatttggaacGGATGCCCGGGCATCACGGCGTTGCGGCGGACACGTCTCTACCGGAGACTTTGTGTATAGCGAGGAACGCGCGAGTGATGTTGTGCAAGAACGTGGATGTTGCGGACGGCCTGGTcaatggagcatgtggcacggttactcaggtagtttttggagaggattccacgtttcctctcaccgtgtatgttagatttgatgatgagaaaattggttcagataggaggaaaaaccgtgcacatgcagcagtagaatgcctgcagtctactgccattgatccagaggaggatagagcCACCAAGCGTGGCGGTTTGcgtcgtcagtttcctctgaggttagcgtgggcttgcactgttcacaaagtgcaaggactcaCTGTGGACGAGGCGGTAGTGTCTTTGAAGAGGGTGTTTGCACCGGGGCAGGCATATGTAGCGCTTAGTCGCGTTAGggccttgtctggactgatcatcGAGGATTTTACAGAGAGGGCAATTTATTGCAAGGACGCCataaaggaggccttggatagcatgcctccatttttgattgagcagccagagccttcattaaatgcacacagtttctctgtgtatttaatgaacgttcAAAATTTAAGTCGCCACTTGttagatttggtgtcttgcacgcagcatttacagcttacctgtattgctgtgacagaaacgtggctcactgcacagtcCTCATTAGACAGTGTCCAAATTGAAGGTTACACTTTCCACAATCGTCCTCGtggcttgtgttacagcagcagtaacccCAAATTGTTAGAGCTAAAGAATCTAGAACACggtggagttggtttgtatAGCGTAGACAATTTGGACTGTGATATTCTGCAGGTGCCCgatttgaatctggagtgtttggtgtgcctgtgcaacaaattcaacatattgttGGCAGTAATTTATCGTCCACCGTGTTATCCaatttctttattcaaacaaaatctggggaagttacttgattggttaaatccaatcagtaacacaattgtaataatgggggatttcaatgagaacattttaaaaacatcatcaatttgCAAATTCATGGGTGAAAAAGGTTTTAGTCAACATGTAACACAAGAGACTACAGAGAAGGGGACACTAATTGATCacgtttatgttaaaacaacacagtataatGTGAACTGTGCAGTGATGCCTACGTATTTTAGTGATCATGAAGGTGTTTTGTGTAGCTTTAGTGTTTACGATGATCAGGGGTTAGGTGTTGActtggaggaggtagagggcctCTTCGAGTCAGACGCGGATTTTGATGAGGGttag